From the genome of Danaus plexippus chromosome 30, MEX_DaPlex, whole genome shotgun sequence, one region includes:
- the LOC116776629 gene encoding small ribosomal subunit protein eS1 has product MAVGKNKGLSKGGKKGVKKKIVDPFTRKDWYDVKAPSMFTKRLVGTTLVNRTQGTKIASEGLKGRVFEVSLADLQADTDAERSFRKFRLIAEDVQGRNVLCNFHGMDLTTDKLRWMVKKWQTLVEANIDVKTTDGYLLRVFCIGFTNKDSLSQRKTCYAQHTQVRAIRKKMCEIITRDVAGSELKEVVNKLIPDSIAKDIEKACLSIYPLRDVCIRKVKVLKRPRFEIAKLMELHGEGGGKRGEGGDKSDRPEGYEPPVQESV; this is encoded by the exons ATGGCGGTCGGTAAAAATAAAGGCCTATCGAAAGGCGGTAAAAAGGGAGTTAAAAAGAAGAT cgTCGACCCATTCACACGCAAAGACTGGTACGATGTCAAAGCACCGTCGATGTTCACCAAGAGGCTGGTGGGAACCACGCTCGTCAACCGCACCCAG GGAACAAAAATCGCTTCTGAGGGTCTGAAGGGCCGCGTCTTCGAGGTTTCCCTCGCTGATTTACAAGCTGACACAGATGCGGAAAG GTCTTTCCGCAAGTTCCGCTTGATCGCTGAAGATGTCCAGGGACGTAATGTCCTCTGTAACTTCCATGGCATGGATCTTACTACTGACAAGTTGAG ATGGATGGTTAAGAAATGGCAGACGTTAGTCGAAGCCAACATTGATGTGAAGACCACCGACGGCTACCTCCTGAGGGTGTTCTGCATCGGCTTCACTAACAAGGACTCGCTCAGTCAGAGGAAGACATGCTATGCTCAGCACACCCAG GTCCGCGCCATCAGGAAGAAGATGTGCGAGATCATAACCCGTGATGTAGCGGGATCTGAATTGAAGGAAGTTGTCAACAAACTGATCCCCGACTCCATCGCCAAGGATATTGAAAAAGCCTGCCTCAGCATCTACCCGCTGAGGGATGTGTGCATCCGTAAG GTGAAAGTGCTCAAACGTCCGAGGTTTGAGATTGCCAAGCTGATGGAGCTGCACGGAGAAGGCGGTGGCAAGAGGGGAGAAGGAGGTGACAAGTCAGACAGACCTGAAGGGTACGAGCCACCCGTACAAGAGAGcgtctaa